The Aspergillus luchuensis IFO 4308 DNA, chromosome 6, nearly complete sequence genome segment TGGGACACAAGTAAGCATACACCTTGCTGGACATTCTAGCCCTATCGAACTAGACTAATGATCATAAATAGGCGAGCCCCCTTCACGTACGACGTATGGAAGTCTCCTGAACTCCTGTCCAAAATCTCCGCTATCGCCGGCATCGACCTAATCCCAGCCTTCGACTTCGAAATCGCAAACATCAACATTGCCATCAAGGACGACGAGCCACCTTCGTCCCAAGCCAGCAACTCCTCTACCAAGCCCCCCGGAGATGACGATACCCCGGCATTCGCCTGGCACTACGACTCCTTCCCCTTCGTCTGTGTAGTCATGCTTTCCGACTGCACCGGCATGGTGGGCGGCGAAACAGCTATCAGGCTCCCCAACGGCACCATCAAGAAAGTCCGTGGTCCCGCACAGGGCTACGCGGTTGTCATGCAGGGTCGGTATCTTGAGCACCAGGCTTTGAAGGCACTTGGCGGCCGGGAGAGAATCACAATGGTGACGCCGTTCCGGCCTAAGGACGCAGATGTGCGCGATGAAATTTTGCTCACTGGTACTCGGGGAATCAGCaatctggaggagatgtatCCCCAGTATTTCGAGTACCGCATGGAGGTCCTTGAGGAAAGGGTGCGGGCACAGCgcaagagggagagggagagggaagttACTGGACGGCCGTTTAATGTGGAGGAGACAAGGAAGTGGGTAAAGGAGCAGAGGGACTTTTTGGATAGTATTCTGAACGACATGATTGTAGTTGAGTAGGAAAtgggtgttgttgagttTTTTGTATTACGTTCGAGCGAAGTGTGTGGTGACGTGGTCAGGATgcatggaggaagatgtccaTCTATGGTACTCCGGTTTGTCTTTATGACGTCCACGGCAAAATACGATGCTATTTGTTCTGAATAAAATCAATATATCTATGACATCTATGATGGTAGCGCCTCAGGGGTTGATAAGTCACCCTTGGACCTTACGTCTTTAGCAAATCCTCCAACACATCGGTAGGGGTCCGTCTCGGAGGAGCAATGTCCAGAACCTCCTTGCTGGTAGCCGAAGCATTGCACTTCCCTTCCCACATGATCCACAGGGCATTCTTTATTGACTTGACAACAGTCATGGATTGACCCGATCCTTCATATTGACTGTCCAGCATTGCATCCAAAAGGCTGAGATCTTGATATGTCACTTCCTTCACCTTTGTGCCAATACGCTGCTCCACTAAGCCGACAAGCTGTTCGCCAGTAATATCTTCCGGCCCATTCAAGACATATTTCGCCCCGCTGTGTGGACTCGGATCATCCAAGGCCAAGAGATGCGCAGCAAACACACCGACTTCATCCGGATCGATAGGCGCAACAGGGGCATCTTTGGATGCCATCAACTTCAAAGGGCCTAGTTCGCCATTCCGCTTAAACTTTTTGATGTACTCAGCGAGTACGGCCATATAGAAGCTTGTAAACACGTTTGGCTGAAGAGAAGTCCACTTCAGGGCGCTGAATTCCGCCGAACCAAGCATCGCCTCAATAGCCCAGTGCGTGCGCGGATAGTAAGCACCGCAATCCGGACGAACATTGGGTGCGGTGGTGGAAATTCGCACAACGTATTCGACACCAGCTCCAAGGGCGGCTACGTGGAAGGCAGACTCTTCGGCAAACTGGTTTGGTGCGTTGTGAGACGCGATGAAGGCCCTGACGACTTCATGTTCTAGGAGCCAGTCGGAGGTAATATCGGTCCAGTTTTTTTCGATGATTTCGACGCCGGGGATTTTTGCAAGCTGTTGGGCCGTAGGGCTAGTGAGGGATCTTGTCAGGCCGAGTACCCGATGGTTCTTGAAAGACTCGTTGGCTTTCAGAAGGGTTGGAAGAGTCTCGGTCACGGCTCGGCCGGTGTTGCCCGTTGCGCCGACAATGAGGATGGTTGGAGCCATGATGGTAGTCAAGTGAGAGTTGTGTAAATTGATGAGATTGTTGAAAAAATAGATACGAGTTCCATCTTCAGGATCTTTATACTCAGAAGATATTGCACAATAGGTAATTGTTTGCAAATTAGATTTCAAATTGCGAACTTCATTTGTGAGCATCCGTTGGCGATCATCTTTGGATCGGGTGGAGGCTCCGGAGGTGGGAGGGCCGAGATGTCGGAGCTCCCACCCTGTGCATATTGAATCTGATTCAACCATTACTTCGGACAGAGTCCGAAGCGTCCTTAGTATGGCACAGCTTCCAGTCTCCGCTGGTACTATATGTCATCATAATTTATTCTCGAGTGGCTGATCCCCAAAAAGAGTTGATATCAAGGTCATTGTGGCAAGGGCATCGGGCTGGATGAAGTTCACTCAGCTATGACCATGCCTCCTATGTTTTACCTAAATCATCAGTAGCTGACAATATCTACTAGTATACAAGGCTGCCTGCTAGTAGCCGAAAGCGGCTGGGCCTGTCGCTTCTCCAAATATAGGTGGACATCAATCCTTGTAATCGACATTAATAATTCAATTCGATTATAAATCCAAGCTGGTGGAAAGATGGTGTCCTGGAGCTACCGATAGAGGAGAAAAATATAGATGAACCAGTCAAGCTTAAAAAATACACAAGTAATTATTGAATCTTCGGTTACTGAACATATACTGTCTCGTCGCACCTTCCCATAGCACAATGACCCTGAAGTATCTCATCACTGGTGCCACTGGCGGCCTAGGGCAGCACGTCTTGAACTACTTTGTCGAAAATATCCCTTCCTGCGACTTTGCCGCTGCCTCATCCAACCCCAATAACAAAAAGCTATTTGAACATCGCGGAATCGCTTTCCGTCATGTTGACTACGATGACCATCAATCACTCGAAACCGGATTACGTGACGTCGATAACTTGCTGATTATCAGTACTAGTGGTGCGAGCAGAAGCGAGCAGCATGCCAGGGTCATAACTGCCGCTAAGACAGCTGGAGTGAAGCATGTAGGTAGTCCAGAAATAAATCTGAGAATGTTGCGAAATCAACGCATTAATGAATCTTAGGTGTGGTATACCTCCTTTGTCTTTGGTGGGTTCTCAGACGACTCCAAGACTCCAGTACAGCAGGACCATCTTTTCACTGAAAGACTGCTTAAAGAGTACGTTGCATGCATCTCCTACCTCTGTACACATCTTTTGCCGGGTCCAATTTATCCCAATTTAGGCTGACTATATCAGGTCTGGTCTTACATTTACCTCAATCCGAGAAGGCATATACGCGGAATGCTTTACCTTTTTCCTTGACTGGTATCCTGAAAGAACAACAGTGACGCTGCCGGGAGACGGAGAGATAGCATTTACCCGACGTGCAGAACTTGGTGAAGCTACCGCGCGAATCATGATACGTGGTGGATATGAGAATCAAGTCGTCATGTTCACTGCAGAGGAAACAATCACTGCCAAAGAAATAGTGGACATTATTAACGAGACTACTGGTCGGCAGGCCAAGCTAAAGGTAACCTCACGGGAGGAGTACCTGGGCTCCAGTGAGGTGCATGACCAGCGCGGAAAGTCGAAGGAGTACTTCCAGATGATTGCAACACTATGGGATGAGATTCCAAGCGGCGCCCTGCGCACAACACATCCGTTGATGCGTGAGATTCTGGGAAGAGAGCCTACTACGCCTCGGGATGCTATCCAAAAGCTGTTGACGGAGGATAGGGATTATGTGTTCATTTATTGAGACAATAGGCTGGCAGAAATGTATTAAGTTGCTTGCACTGTCAGGTAAACACGGGAGGTGTATTGCAAGTGATTAGTACTGAATCAGATGAAATCGCCCGCTTTCTCATCTGACTGCAGATACTGCATGACGGAAGTCAATTCCACTAGTTCTTCACTATTGATTCAAAAGGGGTGTGGGATTTAACATTAGGAGAAACATCTGGGTAATCTCTGTTTTCAAGTTCTCCCTCTCATATGCCAGCCGAAAGGAATCATTTGGCAAAACCACAAGCAGAAGCAGGGGGGGGCTTTTGTGTGGTTCATGGGAGGCGAAGCCAGGGTTCAACAGAAACGGGCCTAACCTGTTTGGGAGCACACTGACTAATCCTACCATTGTGGAAGGTACGGCGGTtaatagcggccatcgggcaaatgTGTTGATGTCCCTTTACCACTCTATATACCGCATCTGAATTAGGATCTCATGATACTCTGCATAATGCTATACAGATTCTTtctctaattattattaaatatgcCTCCTTTTATTGATCTTAAGCTGTACAAGACtaagattattaatctattttataagaattattctACAGCTCATATTACCTCTATTATTAAGGCACAATACCATGTACAAGTCAGCGAGCGTATAATTAAGACTAGGTTAAGTAGTTAGAGTATtagtaagtataattatacaGCTACTACTAATTCTTCTCTATACAGCTGGATTAAGAAGCTGTTCTTTGAAAGGTacttctttaatataaagattctatatattatataggcTGAAGAACACACTGtctctttataaatattttaataaatttatataaaataagatcttatctaataaacagataattttaataaatatcagCTCCAGAATAATATAGCTACAAAGTACCtacttaaaatatataataaagagattattaaaaattacagACAAGAGCTTTTATttgcttatatatataataaatattttattattttaagatttgtataaaaagtaattatatattaatattttattaactaaggtcttcttccagatatcagctatataatatctactatataattatatctgaGGCTATATAATAAcagtagaataatatacagtaaaattataatttatatataatatctggactagattatatctagtttataaataattatataaagctAGATCTGTATAGcatttaaatctatataattattaatatatacttttactatattatttaaatttatattagcATTGATACTTGTACATcagttaatattatataataatatcttgatactgtatataaatgaaagattatttataataaaatctattcaaattataaatcagagatatttttatttattaaaatttattattatttccaaaaagtatataaacTAGAgattaagataatataatattatatttttagatcCAGTACTGTAAATCAGAGAATTAAgatttagtaaatataattaaataaattattatttttttaatattatatatatacagacaGACTAAttcttgattatttttatattaattaatatagaactattttaagattttaattaaagtagAAGACTTCtctaaaaatttaattttaaattaaattattttatatataatttatatgtCTATTCTTTAAacatagattttattatatatatatatctggaACTAATACAGTATCTGAAAGTAATAAgaaaagttatatattatttttaattaattatatatgaatTATTATCAtccagaatatataattaactataatttttttatatataaagagtTTTTCCAGCAGTTAAAAAACTCTgtataaaactaaaatataactgagtatttatttataaagattttagaATAGTATCAAAGAATCTTACTAAAACTGGGCTTTAATcctaaaaaattattattaatatatccgGATAAAGTAGaagtctttttttatataatttatcttagCTTACAGaagcagataataatatatataaaatcaagCTTAATACCTGAcctgatattatttaagatattaattaaaatttttaattagattaaataataagaattagaGTAGTTATCTgtaataactatatattttttatttattattttttttattttattatttatttaaaattttaagatCCTGTTCTTTCCtgtataaaaaaagaattaatattttttataccaggtattacttatataagatatttctCATATAAAATAACTCTTTTCTAGACtgcttattattttattactaattattcttattctatttattattaataatatctaatctgTTAAATAGTTAATCCTGTATTTAAATagactatttatattaatcttactGTATTACTTAAAtcataatctatataatctatataaccTGTATAATctagcttatttatatagactaTCTTATTTGATAGTAATccttatataatagtatttaaaagAGAGAATATCTGccagaatatttttttatataaaaaaattctaaaaaagCTAGCTggtataaagattattatttatttttatttatataatatacagaaaGGAGAAtctgaagataatattttaattattatatatattttattagatttgaCTTcctattcttaatatttatataatattaatcttattattctacAGAACAGATATAgacttatattaatatttatatactttatagtCTTAATAACTTCTTCTGAGATAAGCtgctttttttaataattagctgtatatatatatatatagtataagaaattacttctatttattaataaaaattataaaaaaataactaatttttctgtttttaaTAGCTAAAGGTAATATAAAGGCCCTGGATTTcttaaaaaagtaatttatatttattaacagATTATATCAggtttatataattatttaatattatataatattttcctTTATTACAGATAAGGCAGAGAAGactaagattaaaaaaaaattaaaagagaaattattaaagagaagaagttagttatataaaagaaattaattatataagaagattagaataattttaatattttagatactGAGATAGAGattttaaatactttattaaagtattaattattctagtctccttctttattttattataaaaaaaaagatatataatcagagagaataataagaattaaataattaaatatagattattagatctctgattatatattattttattaaataataagattataaatttatataacagGGTAAGACAGGCAGAGTAGggtctataataataaaatctctgtatatataaaataaaaaataaataattaaaacagtgaatataatattagtttaaatCTATTAAGTAATttctatctcttctttctgtcttctattaatatatttattactattattattattattattaactactaccactactaactactactattactaattactattactattaactactactactactactaacatattgtatatactagataattaaaaataaattactaaacttgattttctatttatttatcttatctgtattatatagaataaaactaatttaaaaatatatttatatagtaataataataataataatattaataactgttatattaatatttttttctctttttttaatctgctggctggctgctgtCTGCCTGTCTCTGTCtcttataatctataattatactagaacttattatataaaagactcCTGGTTAATactaattctataattcttataaaagatctagattaattatatttatttatatatattaatataaaattacaAGTGCTTGCCTGGCCAGgagtataatttattaaattttaatataactaaattcATGcttactagattataatatactaagtaaattatattaa includes the following:
- a CDS encoding uncharacterized protein (COG:S;~EggNog:ENOG410PIY1;~InterPro:IPR005123;~go_function: GO:0016491 - oxidoreductase activity [Evidence IEA];~go_process: GO:0055114 - oxidation-reduction process [Evidence IEA]), encoding MAPAALVSTYTPPPVSGPKTKKATRPAKKLPQSLIEGAKIPQKRTFDPSEHLVYEPPEKIHKMADFGLEKAGISPNAISEPFRLFTAEAIRQMRAEIFSEPVLKDCQYASDFCASMVRGMGHKRAPFTYDVWKSPELLSKISAIAGIDLIPAFDFEIANINIAIKDDEPPSSQASNSSTKPPGDDDTPAFAWHYDSFPFVCVVMLSDCTGMVGGETAIRLPNGTIKKVRGPAQGYAVVMQGRYLEHQALKALGGRERITMVTPFRPKDADVRDEILLTGTRGISNLEEMYPQYFEYRMEVLEERVRAQRKREREREVTGRPFNVEETRKWVKEQRDFLDSILNDMIVVE
- a CDS encoding NmrA-like family protein (COG:S;~EggNog:ENOG410PJ82;~InterPro:IPR036291,IPR008030;~PFAM:PF05368) — encoded protein: MAPTILIVGATGNTGRAVTETLPTLLKANESFKNHRVLGLTRSLTSPTAQQLAKIPGVEIIEKNWTDITSDWLLEHEVVRAFIASHNAPNQFAEESAFHVAALGAGVEYVVRISTTAPNVRPDCGAYYPRTHWAIEAMLGSAEFSALKWTSLQPNVFTSFYMAVLAEYIKKFKRNGELGPLKLMASKDAPVAPIDPDEVGVFAAHLLALDDPSPHSGAKYVLNGPEDITGEQLVGLVEQRIGTKVKEVTYQDLSLLDAMLDSQYEGSGQSMTVVKSIKNALWIMWEGKCNASATSKEVLDIAPPRRTPTDVLEDLLKT
- a CDS encoding SDR family oxidoreductase (COG:G,M;~EggNog:ENOG410PW89;~InterPro:IPR036291,IPR008030;~PFAM:PF13460,PF05368), encoding MTLKYLITGATGGLGQHVLNYFVENIPSCDFAAASSNPNNKKLFEHRGIAFRHVDYDDHQSLETGLRDVDNLLIISTSGASRSEQHARVITAAKTAGVKHVWYTSFVFGGFSDDSKTPVQQDHLFTERLLKESGLTFTSIREGIYAECFTFFLDWYPERTTVTLPGDGEIAFTRRAELGEATARIMIRGGYENQVVMFTAEETITAKEIVDIINETTGRQAKLKVTSREEYLGSSEVHDQRGKSKEYFQMIATLWDEIPSGALRTTHPLMREILGREPTTPRDAIQKLLTEDRDYVFIY